TCTTTGAGATAAAAGGTAGGGATTAGGTACGGTTAGTGGTTacattttttcacttttgtATCTCTTTTTCCtcacaaattattaattagggccactttttttgactaattaagtgaaagtttgttatttttattcttaattaatttgtaatgaTAGAATTGTGTATTGTGATCATTTCCTTTTTTTAACatgtaaatctaatttttttggCAAAAAATGATTTCAAAGCAAGTtctcaatcaaaaataaaactacaagtAAATTAAGTGtcccaaaattttaaacttttaagagATTTAATGGTTTTAACTGTACTTTCATAAACATCAACGGATTTACTTTTAGTACAATTTCAGGTTTATAAACTGAGTCAAATAATGATTTCATCTTATTTGGATAACTTTTGtcaaaatgattaaaataaaattgaatcaagataatttatatTCAAAATAACTTATTCGAAGGAAGagggataaatttatttaaaaaatctaatataaGGAGTtacatgatttatttttaaataaatttaataaatataatgaaaaatattttttatattttattttattttatttttttagtaggGAGGAAAGTGTAAGAGCGAGCTCATGACAGCTGGATAAGAGTTCTCAGTCTATATATATCGTCGTTCCCTCTAACTTGGTTTGGTATCAATAGAAGAAAGGGAAGGGAGAGTAGAGAAGTTATGGCTTCTAAACCTGGAATTCTCACAGACTGGCCATGGAAACATCTTGGTAGTTTCAAGGTATTCCTCTccatctatatctatatatatatgtttcatgcattatgcatatatatatatacacatcaagtTAATTATATGCATTTATACGTATACATTTATGTTCTGCTATCCATCTGaaccagttttttttttttggttttttggttGGATATATATGTGAAGTATATGGTTTTGGCACCATGGGTGGCTCAGAGCATGTATTCATACATGATGGTGAAGAAGGATCATGAGAGGGATTTGACCAATTTTGTCATATTCCCTTTGCTCTTGTCAAGAATGCTTCACAACCAGATATGGATCACCCTCTCTCGCCATCGCACTGCCAAAGGCTCCAACAGGATTCTGCATAAGCCCATTGAATTCCACCAAGTTGATAGAGAATCCAactggtctctctctctctctctctctctctctatatatatatatatatatatgaactttATATATTAGTGGTGTATATGGTATTACACGTGTAAATTAAAAAGCACTTTTGACAATTGAAGtctaatttttaacttttttaggccatatttgtttaaaaatgagtTTGGATGTAATTGTcgggttaattacaccaataatcattcaattttacattctattattgtttgatcactgaattttgaaatgttatttgttaGTCACTATTATTTCAAAACTGTCACTATttagttactgaactttaaaatattacttattagtcattaatatttcaaaattatttctcaccCGTCACTTgttagtcactaaactttaagtttaccaatgatggatgagaaatagttttgaaatattagtaactaacaagtaatattttaaaatttaatgattaaatagTAATAGATTTGAAATATAAGTGacttatagataatattttaaagttcagtgactaaatagTAACAGAATACAGTTGAGTGATTCTTGATGTAATTAACCCTGTAATTGTCTAATTGATTTCAAAGTttgacaaaaatttcaaaatagaaaataaaaattgcgTATTTATATgcttaaataatagaattgatACATGTAGACATATTCGTAAATATATCTATGTGTGAACATATATGTCATCCACAGTATCCTCCAAAAAGACATGTTAGCTTGAATGTATGGTAAGTTTATAGCTTATTGATAGTTGTTCTACATGTTATAGAGATTAATTATATCTAAATTAAGTATTGTATTTCTATATgtatgtaatattaaaaatgattatgtttttgtatatatattctcaatGCAGCAATATAAATAGATCAATCATCTAACATGGTGTAGCAATGACGAGATAATATAGCATAATGAATTGCCCAAACAAATTGAGAACatatatagattaaaaaattactatatAATTAAGAACCGaaaagatatttttacaaatgttGTTAACATATATATGTGGTATCGATCAATCTTGAAGCACACTAGTATATATGATGTTGATCGATGGGTCGTTCTGCAGAAACACTTATTgagataattatattattaattgacAATGTATTATTAATTACTGTGTTTCGTTGCAGcatgaaatattatatttaattactGTGAAAAAACTAATTGAAGTTGTTTGGTTTTCCTTGTGACTCTGGATTCTTCGATCTGGATTCATTTTTGGGTTTCATCCTACTCCTGTCTCCAACTCATTTCTCAATATCTTGGTCACAATCAAATGAACGGTTGAACCAGTTGAGCAGTAATTTGCCAGCTAGCTAGATTTGCTTTTCCTTATGCATATAACTTGTCAAGCCCCGGGAAGCAGGTTTGACCTAATTAGTTTTAGTGCTACGTTCGATCATATTTCTTTTAGATGcatgatgaaattgaaaaatgaagcaTATACTAAAAATCGTATTAAATATGGTAGTGTTATATGCTAATTATCTTATTAGATACATGTTCTATATATGTATGATGAAGCTTATATAACTTACTAATCTTGGTGCAAGGATAGATTTAATCTTAGATTGCCAATGAACATCGACTTCAGATGTAAAAGCTAACTTAAGCAAGGGTTTTGAGTTGAGCAGAATTGTagaaatggaatttttattaGCATGTGCTATGCAATTCTCATACGTGCACACATTAGTATTAGATGGATGAGTTTACTGAATACTTGTTACATATATTAGCAATGTGCTAGGCAAGGAACATTAATGGTTGGGTTTATTGGCAGGGATGACCAGATATTGTTCAATGGAATACTGTTCTACCTAGGTAACATGATGCTTAGGGGGGCTTCTCACCTGCCCTTGTGGAGAACAGATGGTGTTATCATCACCATGTTGCTTCATACCGGGCCTGTGGAGTTTCTTTACTACTGGTTACACAGGGCACTGCACCACCACTACCTCTACTCTCGCTACCATTCCCACCACCATTCCTCCATTGTCACCGAGCCCATTTCATGTAAGATTAATATTCTTAGACTTCATATATTGTCCATTTCAAGCATtatacttttcttttctctattatCCGGCATCGGCTTTTGTCCAACCCTCAAATTTGAAGTGCACGTACTTATGATATACGTATTAGCAAGAAGTTGGCAACGGCTGGCAATGCGTTTATGatgatcttgaaatttaatacGTACCCAGACCATTAAGTCTGTCTCCATAGGAGTACGCGGTTCTTGTAATGGgccgaatagcattactctCTTGTAATAGATGATCATCAGAAGTGGTGCCTTTATGTGATTAAAGTCTAATGAGCTAgattgatatatattatatgcagcTGTGATTCATCCTTTTGCTGAACACATAGCATACTTTATGCTCTTTGCTATACCAATGCTAACTATGGCGCTCACTGGGACGGCATCCTTAGTTGCATATGCTGGATATCTTACTTACATTGACTTCATGAACAACATGGGTCACTGCAACTTCGAGCTCATTCCCAAGAGACTTTTCTTCATCATCCCTCCTCTTAAGTACCTTATGTACACGCCTTCGTGAGTCTCTCAAACCCTAGTCACTTTACTTGTTTAACTATTTGGGGTACACATGTAGGAGaacttataaaataatatttatgtaaatcTTTTATGCAGAAAACTCATaaactaaattatatatgtgaGGCTAATTCGTACGTGGATTATACAGGTTTCACTCGCTCCATCACACTCAATTTCGAACTAACTACTCCCTTTTCATGCCCATGTATGATTACATCTACGGTACTGCGGACGAATCCACGGGTACCTTGTACGAGGCCTCCCTCCAAAGACGGGAGGACATGGCAGATGTTGTGCATTTAACCCATCTAACAACCCCAGAGTCCATCTACCATCTGAGGCTGGGTTTTGCCTCCATAGCCTCTAGACCTTACACTCCCAAGTGGTACCTGTGGGTAATGTGGCCAGTGACAATTTGGTCTATGATAATAACTTGGATTTATGGGCGCACTTTTGTGGGAGAGAGGAATGTCTTCAGAAATCTCAAGTTACAAACCTGGGTCATACCCAAGTACAACATTCAAGTAAAGTTTCAGTTTATTTATAGTAATCTTCAGcatgaataatattttaacttatgtatgcatttatataattatatgtttgttttCTTGCTGATATGCAGTACTTCATGCAATGGCAAAAGAAGTCTATTAATAGCTTGATTGAGGATGCTATACTGGAAGCTGAGAAAAGAGGCAGTAAAGTTTTGAGTCTAGGGCTCATGAATCAGGCAAGTGACATTAGCAAAAATGTAAGAGTAATGGATCCCTATCCATGTGTCTAGATTTTCCATGAAACGTAAGAGTTGATTTGCAGGGAGAGGAACTTAACAAGAATGGTGAGCTTTATATCCAGAGGAACCCTCAGCTTAAAGTGAAGGTGGTAGATGGAAGCAGCTTAGCAGTTGCTGTTGTGTTAAATAGCATTCCCAAAGGAACAAAACAAGTACTCCTTAGAGGCAGTTTATCGAAGGTTGCTTATTGCATTGCCTTGGCCTTGTGCCAAAGACACATCCAGGTAATCTATGTCTACTACTGAAAATTTTTCTAGACCTATATATATcctgagttttttttataaccaTGAGCATGTGATTCTTGAATTTACTTCTCCTACTGATGCACATTGAATCTCTAACAGGTATGCGTCATGCATGAAGACGAGTTTAAGAAGCTTAAGGCAACGCTTGACACACAGGCTGCAAGTAACTTGGCACTCGCTAACACTGATTTTCCAAAGGTAAAGTTTCCTTTCCCCCATAAATCTATGTACCCATAAATCTATAGTACATCTTCATAATAATCTGTCATATATTTGCCAACAAAggctttctttatttattttggttcatatccaattttcttttattttttcttaattggaATGTAGTCTTCAATTTTGTGGTAAAACTGATGCTCTTTTTGGACCTCAACAATAATATTTTGGGCTATAGACTCACAAACCTACCTAGAAATCCATTTCAATATTGTTAATGTACGTAGTACCAgattaattcttttcttttttgcttggtaaaaataccaaattaattCAAACTTTTGAGTACCCATTGTGAACTTCTATTTTCTACAGACATGGCTAGTGGGAGATGGATTGAGTGAAGAAGCACAATTGAAGGCATCAAAGGGAACTTTGCTCATTCCATTCTCACAATTCCCTCCTAAACAAATTCGAAATGACTGCTTCTATCACCATACCCCGGCCATGGCCACCCCCAAGTACCTCGAGAATGTAGACTCCTGCGAGGTAAAGAGACACTCTTCccaatttatttcttaattagAGGTGCCTATAATAACAAACTTATAAAAAACAATTGAAGCTGATAATTAGACGCTTTCAccatttgttcttttttttttcttcacagAATTGGCTGCCGAGAAAAGTGATGAGTGCCTGGCGAATTGCAGGAATAGTGCATGCTTTGGAAGGGTGGAATGTGCATGAATGCGGCAAAATGTTGTTCAACATCGAGAAAATATGGGAAGCCAGTCTTCTACATGGGTTTCAGCCTCTTAAGCCGGCCATAGAACATGCATTGATTAATTAGTTGGAGagcacatatatttatataactatacacacacacacacgcacccCAATGTTGATGGATCCTAAGAAAGAATTAATCTTTATATTGAATCAAACCATGGGCTTGTGATCAACTCATTGTgtgacaaattttaattttaatatccgTTTGATATAGCAAGGAATCAATTGTAAGCTGTTCGTACTTCTTTAAATCTTATAAATTATCCGTATTTCTTTGAATATTGCAAGTAATGAAAATTGTCATTTGCTATAAAATGTTATTGAAGTGATTGATCAAGTATAACAATTTTTTCATTCCCTCAAGTGCTCTGACTAGCTAGGAAGTCCGATGACCTCTTCTCTCTAAATACCAAAATattatcctctctctctctctccatttctcttTAATGAGTCTCCATCGATCCCTCTCCCACTCTCTCATGATCACCAAATTTGAAATGGTGGGATTTATGGAGAAACTCCATTATCATCTCTGAAAACACAATCATCACAATTAATGGGATCTtagaatataattattaacaaataatttgaaatatgcaAATACTCCATGGTTTGACTAATGATTATTTTCTGAAAAAaatcaccatatatatatatatcacttcaatattttcattaaattttcgTACAAATGTTAGATTTCAATCAAAGCGTACGTGAATAAGgaataaagaaacaaattaagaaCCCACAACCAACCAGTCTTGAATTTAGGACCATGCTATTGGTACCCTTGGgctaccaatagcattttccttgaATTTATTAGCATTAACAACATACATTAAAATGACAGGGATGGGTTGTTGGCAGGGATCGATGCACAAACATAGGAATTCATTTATGAAGCTGGGAGTCCTGCCGTtcacaaatataataataagacAGTCTACGGACTTATATTCGCCGCATTTCATGCGCCTTTCGCATCTAACGCGTCTTCCTACACACTAGGTGACTAGGGAACAAATCTCATAGTAcaaataaatgatcaaaataatgaaagtgGCATTTCCTTTCCCAAAAAAATTGtactttaatttcttaatttttaatgaagtcagttttataaattataataatgatttaattaaagGCCCACATGTTTGACTTTCATTTTTTACTTCGTCTCCAATATTCTTATAACTCACATTTTACCAAAgtgttttataattaaataataacaaaacatagaatgaaatataatttttagtataaaaatattttgttaaaataaaggGAGCTAACAAATTAAGATCAAAGAAAAAGAGTTCCTGAGGCCGAGGGTGTAATATatgtaagaattattttgtgactcacatgataattaagtaaatatctCAACAGATATTATAGTGTTTATCTAATGAGATAATCAAGTTCATTATCagatataattgtattaatctaataagataaatataaagatttaataagataatagtCAATCCtaattctatttggtttagaagATGTTAATGATAACTCCTAAAAGTCTTGATGGGAGACTACTTCTActcttataaataggggtctgGTCCTTTCCCTACCCAACACAATCAAAAGCATTACAGTTATTTATTCCATCATTATGGTTGAGGTCAAGGGGAAGAAACCAGATTCCGACATTTCGTCTTCAACTGGTATTTTTCATTACGGTATTTCCTATTATGGATTCAAGTACGcatttaattacaatttatgTGATTTATATGAGTTTTACGATTATGGGCATTAATGATTAATTGTATGTTATGTTCATCatgcaatattatgattttaactTACACGTGGTATCAGAGTCTGCGTTATAAAATTCGTGTATTTTCCATTTAGGGGGCATTTGGTatgaaagaaatttttaaattcctgAGATTTATGATTCCGGAGAATACTCTTGGGAATCTTTGATTCCTAGGATTTATGTAATTCTATGTTTGGTTAACTTTAAACATTTCTAGGAATGttggatatttttttttgggaatcttacatttctatgtttggtttaaatacaACATTCCTGGGAATCAttgttaattttcaaaaattagccttatttgatttttttgtttaaaaatgataaatttcttctagtatataaaatattgggatcCACAACCTCTAAGTCACTTAAAAAAACCTCTTTAGGAAgtcaaaaaatgtcatttttttacacattatgtataatatatatacgtaatatatatatatttgtatgaatatctactttaattatttttaaagaattttatatacaaaatatttagttattgttGCTAATAAAGCTTATGATACATAAAGGTCAATATATGTGAAAATGTAAGTAgtgagtataattgaaataacgaaaacaACATAGTTGTCTACTTCTACTTCACTACTTTGGTAGTTCTTTCTATTCTAGAACACAATATTGTTTGTATAAGAAGAAGTAAATGTTGCATTACAAGAACCCAAACAAGTTTATAAGGGAAATTTTAAAGAACTATCATGACATgacaaaataaaaaccaaagTACCTCAACATTCACATGTGCTAATATCAATTAAAAGTTTGCTACATAAGTAGTCACATAAATCcacaaaccaaaataaaatccaaGTACTAGAGTCTTCACATCAATTTAAAGACCAGGATTTTCAGCTAATATTTGGGCCACCAACATCTTTTTGTGCTCAGGATCCACCTACATAAAAAAAGTCAGTTATATTGCTATCCTTACATATAGTCATACCAACTCGAACCCTCTCTTGAGCAGTCAATCCTTCAATCTTCATAAGCTCTTCAAAAATTGACATCCTCCTATTACTTCCCTCAAATTCATGCTTAAAACAGGAAGTTAGCTCCTTAATATTCTCATTAGTGCTCTCATAAACACGACCAAGCCTCTCCATAGTCTCAGATACCATTTCAATTATTGAATCATCatgcctctctctctttttaccttttttaacAGAATTTGACCCACTAGCGTATCCCCCAACCTCTTTAGCACTATTGTCATTAGTGGATATTTGTTGGTTTCCTCAACAAAGTCCAAAAGTCCATCTTCTTCATACTCAGTTTCAGTAACATTAGCTTCTTTGTCCATTGCTTCCACAGCATCTGATGGATCCTCCGCATCAACTCCATTAGCTACATCCTTACCAAAAATTGGACCCAATACATCAAAGTAAAGGAAGGGCTTATTATAAAGCCCTTTAGCAGAAGGATGTGTCTgcaaaatagaattatttttaaaaattatttgacgaATAAATCTATATTGatgaaaaaaaggagaaagaaataaatacaaatctattgctatattttacctttatccattctttatatatttatttttcaaccaCAATCAATTTGTCTTTATcatttcaaccaaatccactagGACCCCTAGGCCCCATCATTTCACAAATTGCATTATAATGCTTCTTTAATTGCTTAATTCTTGACCCAATATGAGGGTTAGCTTTCAAGATACAACCATGCATTTTCTCAAGCATCATTTTCTCC
This window of the Diospyros lotus cultivar Yz01 chromosome 5, ASM1463336v1, whole genome shotgun sequence genome carries:
- the LOC127802316 gene encoding very-long-chain aldehyde decarbonylase CER1-like — encoded protein: MASKPGILTDWPWKHLGSFKYMVLAPWVAQSMYSYMMVKKDHERDLTNFVIFPLLLSRMLHNQIWITLSRHRTAKGSNRILHKPIEFHQVDRESNWDDQILFNGILFYLGNMMLRGASHLPLWRTDGVIITMLLHTGPVEFLYYWLHRALHHHYLYSRYHSHHHSSIVTEPISSVIHPFAEHIAYFMLFAIPMLTMALTGTASLVAYAGYLTYIDFMNNMGHCNFELIPKRLFFIIPPLKYLMYTPSFHSLHHTQFRTNYSLFMPMYDYIYGTADESTGTLYEASLQRREDMADVVHLTHLTTPESIYHLRLGFASIASRPYTPKWYLWVMWPVTIWSMIITWIYGRTFVGERNVFRNLKLQTWVIPKYNIQYFMQWQKKSINSLIEDAILEAEKRGSKVLSLGLMNQAKELNKNGELYIQRNPQLKVKVVDGSSLAVAVVLNSIPKGTKQVLLRGSLSKVAYCIALALCQRHIQVCVMHEDEFKKLKATLDTQAASNLALANTDFPKTWLVGDGLSEEAQLKASKGTLLIPFSQFPPKQIRNDCFYHHTPAMATPKYLENVDSCENWLPRKVMSAWRIAGIVHALEGWNVHECGKMLFNIEKIWEASLLHGFQPLKPAIEHALIN